From Raphanus sativus cultivar WK10039 unplaced genomic scaffold, ASM80110v3 Scaffold2075, whole genome shotgun sequence, the proteins below share one genomic window:
- the LOC130505190 gene encoding uncharacterized protein LOC130505190, whose amino-acid sequence MGEENNRNNGMDQLLLDALTARMTTLMDQRLENFRAEVVHSDRERPRRTSDRSATESYYSHSNRSIGTRRRRRDQEERPKTSDPLGGLKLKIPEFKGTADPEEYLEWEKKIELVFNCRDYTAEYKMKLAPTEFKEYALSWWDNLVTARRRAGDFPVETWNQMKVIMRKIFVPSHYHRELHFKLRTLSQGSRSVEEYYKEMETLMLRADIQEDREATMARFMGGLNRDIMDRLEVHHYVEMEELLHKAIMFEQQLKRRSYKSSYGASKPHYQKDEKTRESRPFSKPKVEEQSVKGKEVATASKSRDIQCYKCKGYGHYASSCSNKRVILIRENGDIESEEEVSESEEERVELPTRGELLVTRRTLNLQAKTDGDEQRENLFHTRCMVHGKVCSLVIDGGSCTNVASETMVEKLGLKVIKRPTTYKLQWLNDEGELEVKHQVKVPLSIGKYEEEILCDVLPMDAGHILLGRPWQSDRRTLHDGFTNRYSFEYKGKKTVLVPLTPQEVHLDQIALKKNRASSESKKKQQTNILLQPKGSSLPHLLIVFKECLNITKPVQDLPSKIEFLLQEFKDVFPEEAPQGLPPIRGIEHQIDFIPGASLPNKPAYRTNPLETKELQQQVTELMEKGHIRESMSPCAVPVLLVDLKSGYHQIRMKEGDEWKTAFKTKQGLYECKNLDEHVEHLRKVDEEKIKAIKEWPSPKTVGEVRSFHGLAGFYRKFVKDFSTVAAPLTEVIKKNVGFKWEQFWCSLGMALNSGSLEGGWIWVVLRGY is encoded by the exons ATGGGAGAAGAGAACAATAGGAATAATGGAATGGATCAACTGTTACTTGATGCTTTGACTGCACGCATGACTACTTTGATGGATCAGAGACTAGAGAACTTCAGGGCTGAGGTTGTGCACTCAGATCGTGAGAGACCTAGAAGGACTTCAGATCGATCTGCTACAGAAAGTTACTATAGCCATTCAAACCGATCCATTGGTACTAGAAGAAGGAGGCGTGACCAGGAAGAAAGGCCAAAAACCAGTGATCCTCTTGgtggtttgaaactgaaaattCCTGAGTTTAAAGGCACTGCTGATCCAGAAGAATACTTagagtgggaaaagaagattgaaCTCGTGTTCAATTGCAGAGACTACACTGCAGAGTATAAAATGAAACTTGCTCCTACTGAGTTCAAGGAGTATGCTTTAAGTTGGTGGGATAACTTGGTTACAGCAAGAAGAAGAGCTGGAGATTTTCCTGTTGAAACCTGGAACCAGATGAAGGTAATCATGAGGAAGATATTTGTACCGAGCCACTACCACAGAGAGTTGCACTTCAAGCTCAGAACACTGTCTCAAGGAAGTAGATCAGTTGAGGAATATTATAAGGAAATGGAAACCCTTATGCTGAGAGCTGATATACAAGAAGACAGAGAAGCAACAATGGCCAGATTCATGGGTGGTCTAAACAGAGACATCATGGACAGACTTGAAGTTCATCACTACGTTGAGATGGAAGAGCTTCTGCACAAGGCGATTATGTTTGAACAGcagttgaaaagaagaagttacaAGTCTAGCTATGGAGCCAGCAAACCACACTACCAGAAGGACGAAAAGACCAGAGAATCTAGACCATTCTCCAAGCCTAAAGTGGAGGAACAAAGTGTTAAAGGAAAGGAAGTAGCCACTGCATCCAAATCCAGAGACATACAGTGCTACAAGTGTAAAGGATATGGACACTATGCCAGTAGCTGCTCCAACAAAAGGGTAATACTCATCAGAGAAAATGGTGACATTGAATCCGAGGAAGAGGTATCTGAGTCTGAAGAAGAAAGGGTGGAATTGCCAACTCGTGGAGAGTTACTTGTTACTAGAAGAACACTGAATCTTCAAGCCAAGACCGATGGAGATGAGCAGAGAGAGAATCTGTTTCACACTCGCTGTATGGTTCACGGAAAGGTTTGCAgcttggttatagatggaggaagttgtaccAATGTTGCAAGTGAAACCATGGTGGAGAAACTTGGACTGAAGGTCATAAAAAGACCAACAACTTACAAGTTACAATGGCTTAATGATGAAGGAGAGCTAGAGGTGAAGCATCAAGTTAAGGTACCATTGTCTATTGGGAAGTATGAGGAAGAGATACTGTGTGATGTCTTACCAATGGATGCTGGACACATATTGCTTGGAAGACCTTGGCAATCCGACAGAAGAACACTTCATGATGGGTTCACAAACAGATACTCGTTTGAGTACAAAGGAAAGAAGACTGTTTTGGTTCCTTTGACACCGCAGGAAGTTCATCTAGATCAGATAGCCTTGAAGAAGAACAGAGCGTCATCAGAATCTAAGAAAAAGCAGCAGACTAATATATTGCTTCAACCAAAGGGAAGTTCTTTACCTCACTTGCTGattgtttttaaagaatgttTGAACATAACAAAGCCAGTGCAGGATCTTCCTAGCAAAATAGAATTTCTTTTGCAGGAATTCAAAGATGTTTTTCCAGAAGAAGCTCCACAAGGACTGCCACCAATTAGAGGAATAGAGCATCAAATCGATTTTATTCCAGGAGCTTCTCTTCCAAACAAaccagcctatagaaccaatCCTCTGGAGACCAAGGAACTACAGCAACAAGTCACTGAGCTTATGGAGAAGGGTCATATTCGTGAAAGCATGAGCCCATGTGCAGTTCCAGTCTTGCtt gtTGATTTGAAAAGTGGGTATCACCAAATTAGAATGAAAGagggtgatgagtggaaaactgcttttaaaacgaAGCAGGGGCTATATGAATG CAAGAACTTGGATGAGCATGTTGAGCATCTTAGAAAA gttgatgaagaaaagatcaaagctaTCAAGGAATGGCCAAGCCCAAAGACAGTTGGTGAAGTGAGAAGCTTCCATGGTCTAGCCGGATTCTACAGAAAATTTGTCAAGGACTTTAGTACTGTG